CGAGAGACTTCGCGCTCGCGCAAACGGGGGAGGAAGGCGATGAAGTTCACGCGTCCAGCGTTCCTGATGGCGATCCTTTCCGCATGCGTACTGGCCAGCGGGTGTGGCGGCGTGGGCGAGAAGGCCGCGGGCCTCTTCCGCGGATCGGACTCCGCAGACAAGAAGGAAATCCCTCCGACGGTGGCTGCGTCCTCGGTCGTCCAGTCCCTGTCCACACTTCCGGGAGTCCTGGACGAACCGGTCTTGCGGGACAAGAACCCGGAGGTCGCTACGCCTGGCGCGGAGGAAGCGACTGACAAGGACACGCAAGTTCGCGAGCAGGTCTGGCGGTACCGCTCCTCCGACCGGCGCGATCCATTTCGCGCACTGGTAGGAAACAACGACAAGAAGAGCGGCGTCGTCGATCTGGCTCTCGCGAAACTCGTCGCGGTGGTCGAGGGGGCGGGAGGCGTCTTCTGTGTCGTCGAGGATGCGGACGGGATGAGCCATGTCCTTCGGAAGGGGGATCGCGTGAGGAACGGGCGGGTCGTCAGTGTCGGAAGCAACTCGTTGATCGCATCAAGATCCGTATTCGGCTACACCACGACAGTCCGCCTGGGACTCGTCGATCGGAAGGATGATCAGCATGAATAGACACCGAATCTTCGCGTCGCCGGGACGGATCCTCATGGTGTGGGCGTTGCTCGCGTGGGCTGCGGTCGCGATGGCGGAAGTGGAGGACACCGACGGGATGCCGACGATCAGCATTGACTTTCAGGACGCGCGAACCCCGTCCGTGCTCCGTAGTTTTGCTGAGTTCTCAGGCATCAACATTGTCGCCGGCCCGGAGGTGAAGGGGACCATCACCGCGCGCCTGGACGATGTTCCGTGGCTCACGGCGCTGGACACCGTTCTTCGCGCGCACGGGTACGGATGGGAACGGAGCGGCTCCATCATTCGCGTGACGACGGTCGACAAGCTTCAGAACGAACGCCTGAACGAGCAGGTCATCGAGAGGAAGCGCGAAGAGTACCTGCCTCTGGAGACGGAGGTCATGCGGGTGGATTACGCAAACGCCGCCGAACTGGTGAAGCCGCTGGAGACGCTGCTCTCGTCGCGGGGAAGGGTGGATGTGGACGAGCGGACGAACGCTCTCGTGGTGACGGACATCTTCGATCGGCTGACGCGCCTGAGAGAACTGGTGGCGATCCTCGACTTCAGCACGCCGCAGGTGGAGATTGTCGCCAAGCTGGTCGATGTGGACGCGCGCCATGTGCGGGAGTTGGGAATCAAGTGGGACGCGCTGGGCATGGGTGGCGGCGACGCGACGATCAGCGGGGGCGTGGCCACCTCGATTGCGTCCGCGGCGGGAAGTGTGAATGTGGGGCTTCTCGGATCCGACGGGGATCTCAGTGCAGTGATCGACGCGCTGGAGCGGTCGAACCACGCACGGATCATCTCCAACCCCCGGATCACCACTGCAGACAATCGGGAAGCGCGCATTCTGGTCGGGAAGAAAGTGCCGCTCGTCGTGGCGGATGAAGCAGGCAATGCCATGACCGAACTGACGACCATCGGAATCAAGCTGGTCGTGACTCCGCACATCAACTCGGACTCCCGTGTCACGCTGGATCTGTTTCCCGAGGTGTCGGACCTGTCCTCGCAGGCGACCGTTCAGGGCGGGATCATCATTGTGACCAGCCAGGCGCAGACTCGCGTGATTGTCCGAGACGGAGAAACTGCCGTGATCGGCGGGTTGATCCGACTCAACGAATCGGTCTCCGAGACGGGGGTTCCGTTCCTGAAGGACATTCCGGTTCTGGGGAACCTGTTCAAGAGTTCCAACCGGACGACGGAAGAGCGGGAACTCCTGATCTTTGTGACGCCTCGCATCATCGAGCCGCAGGCCTCGTAGTCCGGGGCCCTT
The Gemmatimonadota bacterium DNA segment above includes these coding regions:
- a CDS encoding secretin N-terminal domain-containing protein, whose translation is MNRHRIFASPGRILMVWALLAWAAVAMAEVEDTDGMPTISIDFQDARTPSVLRSFAEFSGINIVAGPEVKGTITARLDDVPWLTALDTVLRAHGYGWERSGSIIRVTTVDKLQNERLNEQVIERKREEYLPLETEVMRVDYANAAELVKPLETLLSSRGRVDVDERTNALVVTDIFDRLTRLRELVAILDFSTPQVEIVAKLVDVDARHVRELGIKWDALGMGGGDATISGGVATSIASAAGSVNVGLLGSDGDLSAVIDALERSNHARIISNPRITTADNREARILVGKKVPLVVADEAGNAMTELTTIGIKLVVTPHINSDSRVTLDLFPEVSDLSSQATVQGGIIIVTSQAQTRVIVRDGETAVIGGLIRLNESVSETGVPFLKDIPVLGNLFKSSNRTTEERELLIFVTPRIIEPQAS